A region of Toxorhynchites rutilus septentrionalis strain SRP chromosome 1, ASM2978413v1, whole genome shotgun sequence DNA encodes the following proteins:
- the LOC129767306 gene encoding putative nuclease HARBI1 — protein MDSVLLPILAEQEEIGMPCYHRRNHRKSTDFMKLSDEAFIKSFRLSKEAFRYVLEEIENCLTTRKGGLSTEVKLAACLRFFAEGNYQHGAGQDYHIAIAQPTFSKVLTEMLNILERTLCKKWISLNMTEDEQRRAKLHFYQKTSIPGVIMCLDGTHVKIIPPKLNRNLFFNRKGFYSLNVLIVCDDQQRIRFVDPTFQGSNHDSHIWRVSPARTHFEQLHQNGEVNTKILGDAGYPSEPWLVTPFRAAEEGSLESDFNRRHALGRAIVERTIGLLKNRFRCILGARQLHYNPTKCAQIINVCCALHNICLEFGRSQ, from the exons ATGGATTCCGTTTTGTTACCGATTTTGGCGGAGCAAGAAGAAATTGGAATGCCTTGCTACCATCGGCGAAACCACCGAAAATCAACCGACTTCATGAAACTTTCTGATGAAGC ATTCATCAAAAGTTTTCGTCTAAGTAAGGAAGCTTTTCGGTACGTTTTAGAGGAAATTGAGAACTGCCTTACCACAAGGAAAGGTGGTCTATCCACGGAGGTGAAACTCGCAGCATGTTTGCGATTCTTTGCTGAAGGAAATTATCAACATGGAGCAGGGCAAGATTATCACATTGCCATAGCACAGCCCACATTTTCCAAGGTGCTGACTGAAATGCTTAACATTCTGGAGCGGACACTGTGTAAGAAATGGATTTCCCTAAATATGACGGAAGACGAACAGCGGCGTGCTAAACTACACTTCTatcagaaaacatcaattcCGGGTGTTATTATGTGTTTGGATGGAACCCACGTAAAAATTATTCCACCTAAGCtgaatcgaaatttgttttttaatcggAAGGGATTTTATAGTCTCAACGTTCTGATT GTTTGTGACGATCAGCAAAGGATTCGTTTCGTTGATCCTACCTTCCAGGGATCTAATCATGACTCTCATATATGGCGTGTAAGCCCTGCAAGAACTCACTTTGAGCAGCTTCACCAAAATGGTGAAGTTAATACTAAGATTCTAG gtgatgctGGTTATCCATCGGAACCTTGGTTAGTAACGCCATTCAGAGCAGCGGAGGAAGGGAGTTTGGAGAGCGATTTTAATCGCAGGCATGCCTTGGGTCGTGCTATCGTCGAGCGGACAATCGGTTTACTAAAAAATCGGTTTAGATGCATCCTTGGCGCGAGACAACTTCACTACAATCCTACTAAATGCGCTCAAATTATAAATGTATGCTGTGCACTTCACAATATATGCTTAGAATTTGGTCGTTCTCAGTAG
- the LOC129780099 gene encoding uncharacterized protein K02A2.6-like, producing the protein MPTTLVSDNGTQFTSAEFANFCMANGIEHVTTAPFHPQSNGQAERFVDTFKRTVKKIREGTKAIDEALDIFLLTYRSTPNRSLQDNKSPAEVMFNRQIRTCLELLRPPTVHKPESTTKPDKQPRFYSKDDPVYAKVFTRNSWKWVPGIVLERLGDVMYNVWLEGDRLQRSHINQLRGRTVPDSVPDQLANPGSNCDSKLPLDVLLEAWNLPEPGSTTQGSFPTP; encoded by the coding sequence ATGCCCACAACCCTGGTATCGGACAATGGAACCCAGTTCACCAGCGCTGAGTTCGCAAACTTCTGCATGGCAAATGGAATAGAACATGTAACTACTGCACCGTTCCATCCACAGTCGAACGGGCAAGCCGAACGATTTGTGGACACGTTCAAACGCACCGTTAAAAAAATTCGAGAGGGGACAAAAGCTATCGATGAAGCCTTGGACATTTTTCTGCTTACGTACCGGAGCACGCCAAACCGCTCCCTACAGGATAACAAATCGCCAGCCGAGGTCATGTTCAATCGTCAAATCAGAACGTGCCTCGAGTTGCTTCGTCCACCAACAGTTCATAAGCCGGAATCAACTACAAAACCTGATAAACAGCCGAGGTTTTATAGCAAAGACGATCCAGTTTACGCCAAGGTCTTCACTAGAAACAGTTGGAAATGGGTACCTGGCATCGTATTAGAACGACTGGGAGACGTCATGTATAACGTATGGTTAGAAGGCGATCGACTGCAGCGCTCACACATCAATCAGCTACGAGGTCGAACCGTGCCTGATTCAGTACCAGATCAGTTGGCAAATCCAGGGAGCAATTGCGATTCAAAGCTACCCTTGGATGTTTTACTTGAAGCCTGGAACTTACCAGAACCAGGTTCGACTACTCAAGGTTCATTTCCCACTCCTTAA
- the LOC129767322 gene encoding uncharacterized protein LOC129767322, with the protein MEKNKNKTTTKNQFERIVLLLEQEPDIAKGFSRGNSGPYWDDLAAEVNSLGPPIRDGSGWKKVWADYKSGLKRKLAHNKREQRATGGGPNKIINLSELEEQAVLLTGLLATVEGIPGTSSHGTQLGSPSGEPQAADQENFIYYGTSDECDGINNTIHFQPSQPKKSRPSTTRLLELQVEQQNKFHTNVKSLLKNTNKNLSDLVHYQRQSARAILSVDATLKEHLSEQKRHNHEMEKIALEKSIATNP; encoded by the exons AT ggaaaaaaacaaaaacaaaacaaccactAAAAATCAGTTCGAGCGGATTGTGCTGCTTCTGGAGCAAGAGCCGGACATAGCAAAGGGTTTCTCCCGAGGAAATTCCGGACCCTACTGGGATGATCTGGCGGCAGAAGTCAATAGTTTGGGACCGCCTATTCGCGATGGAAGTGGATGGAAAAAG GTTTGGGCGGACTATAAGTCCGGATTAAAGCGAAAACTCGCTCACAACAAACGGGAGCAGAGGGCGACAGGTGGAGGacccaataaaattatcaatttgtcCGAGCTGGAGGAGCAGGCAGTTCTACTAACTGGGTTACTTGCGACCGTGGAAGGAATCCCGGGTACCTCATCTCATGGAACACAGTTGGGTTCGCCTTCGGGTGAACCTCAAGCTGCAGACCaggaaaattttatatattatggTACTTCCGACGAGTGTGACGGTATCAATAATACCATTCACTTCCAGCCCTCTCAGCCGAAAAAATCCAGACCTTCTACCACGAGGCTATTAGAGCTGCAAGTCgagcaacaaaacaaatttcacaCCAATGTGAAATCCCtgttaaaaaacacaaacaagaaTTTGAGTGATCTGGTTCATTATCAGCGCCAATCAGCTCGAGCGATTCTTTCCGTGGATGCCACACTCAAAGAACATCTGAGTGAACAAAAACGACATAACCACGAGATGGAGAAGATCGCGCTGGAGAAATCAATAGCGACAAATCCTTGA
- the LOC129780096 gene encoding uncharacterized protein K02A2.6-like has protein sequence MENGQQHHSDADRLRIQQQHQQNAHAGNLSQPVPHQQQQIPIPADNLLTQMMYMMQQQQLQYQQQLNQLLLRQQQNEQRAEEWQQTFLRSITSSINVQVPPNPEQILDSLAGNIKEFHYEAESNLTFACWYSRYDDLFEKDASRLDDEAKVRLLLRKMGTVEHERYVSYILPRLPKDFSFAQTVEKLNGLFGAKESVISRRYRCLQASKNPTEDHIAFASRVNKSCVQFELGKLTEEEFKCLIYVCGLKSETDAELRTRLLSKIEERDNVTLEQLSEESQRLVNLRHNNAMIESASHFDQINAVKQKFDGRCSRKRENLAIRTDTGDRKSKPKSPCCHKCSDCGQIGHREGYCTSAKKSRGSAKKRRKFSVTSKVVVVKACSVEKRRKFVPVLFPGGEIRLQLDTASDIRVISKKNWQTIGSPVLAPATVKAKTTSGNVLPLVGEFSCNVSIAKKTHKAVIRVTEKHLQLLGSDLVDSFDLGSVPMDTFCCQVSSAPVSTNSLKKIFPKVFSEELGLCHKIKVKLNLKEQCNPVFCPKRPVAYAMQDAVNQELDRLEKINIISPVDYSEWAAPIVVVRKANGSIRICGDYSTGLNAALQPHQYPLPRPEDIFAKLANCKVFSQIDLSVAFLQVEVDEASRGMLTINTHRGLFQYNRLPPGVKIAPGAFQQLIDTMLAGLEGTSGYMDDVVVGGKSDQEHDSNLKAVLQRIEDFGFTIRSEKCSFRKRQIQYLGHVIDHQGLRPDAARIEAIAKLSPPIDVSGVRSFLGAINFYAKYVPNMRMLRYPLDNLLKSDAKFEWNKECQQAFENFKRILSSDLLLTHYNPKLDIIVAADASSIGLGATISHRFPDGSIKVVQLSRSYVYWPSIDEQVKDFVETCQHCASVARSPPQSDPVPWPRASGPWQRVHIDFAGPVEGEYWCLFCIPTDFYFVRK, from the exons ATGGAAAACGGACAGCAGCACCATTCGGATGCGGACCGTCTGCGGATCCAGCAGCAACATCAACAGAATGCTCATGCAGGAAATCTCAGTCAACCGGTCccccaccagcagcagcagatcCCGATCCCGGCAGATAACCTCCTCACACAGATGATGTACATGATGCAACAGCAACAGTTACAGTATCAGCAGCAGTTGAACCAGCTTCTTCTCCGGCAACAGCAAAACGAGCAACGGGCGGAAGAATGGCAGCAGACATTCCTTCGCAGTATAACGTCTTCAATCAACGTTCAGGTCCCACCTAACCCCGAACAGATTCTAGATTCTCTTGCGGGAAACATCAAGGAGTTCCATTATGAGGCGGAGAGTAATCTGACCTTCGCTTGCTGGTATTCACGCTATGATGACCTCTTCGAAAAGGACGCTTCTCGTTTGGATGACGAAGCCAAAGTACGTCTACTTCTACGGAAAATGGGTACCGTGGAACACGAGAGGTATGTCAGTTATATACTTCCACGGTTGCCAAAAGACTTCAGTTTCGCGCAGACAgtagaaaaattgaacggaCTGTTTGGCGCGAAAGAGTCTGTTATCAGTCGTCGATATCGATGTCTCCAAGCTTCGAAAAATCCGACGGAGGATCACATTGCCTTTGCAAGCCGTGTCAACAAATCCTGTGTTCAGTTTGAGCTAGGAAAGCTCACCGAAGAAGAGTTCAAGTGTTTAATATACGTCTGTGGACTCAAATCTGAAACTGACGCCGAGTTGCGGACCCGACTTCTTTCCAAAATTGAAGAACGTGACAACGTCACCCTTGAACAGTTATCAGAGGAAAGCCAGCGGTTGGTCAACCTCCGACATAATAATGCAATGATCGAGTCTGCTTCTCACTTTGATCAGATCAATGCAGTGAAGCAGAAATTCGACGGGCGATGTTCCAGGAAACGAGAAAATCTGGCAATCAGAACCGACACCGGTGACAGAAAAAGCAAACCTAAATCACCGTGTTG CCATAAGTGTTCCGATTGCGGACAGATCGGACACCGGGAAGGATATTGTACCAGCGCAAAGAAGTCGCGTGGATCTGCAAAGAAACGGAGGAAGTTCTCGGTAACCAGCAAAGTGGTTGTAGTAAAAGCATGCAGTGTGGAGAAAAGAAGGAAATTTGTTCCTGTTTTATTCCCCGGAGGTGAAATAAGGTTACAGCTTGATACAGCCTCGGATATAAGAGTCATTAGCAAGAAGAATTGGCAGACGATTGGAAGTCCAGTGTTAGCCCCAGCTACAGTGAAAGCGAAAACCACTTCGGGAAATGTTTTGCCTCTTGTAGGCGAATTTAGTTGCAACGTTAGCATTGCAAAGAAAACCCACAAAGCAGTGATTCGTGTGACTGAAAAACATTTGCAACTTCTTGGATCTGATTTAGTAGACAGTTTTGATCTCGGATCCGTGCCGATGGACACATTCTGTTGTCAGGTATCCAGTGCACCCGTGTCTACCAATTCcctgaagaaaatatttccGAAGGTGTTCAGTGAAGAACTTGGTTTATGCCATAAGATTAAGGTGAAGTTGAACCTAAAAGAACAGTGTAACCCAGTTTTCTGTCCGAAACGCCCAGTGGCGTATGCCATGCAGGATGCTGTGAATCAAGAGCTCGATCGTCTAGAGAAGATAAATATCATTTCACCGGTAGATTATTCGGAGTGGGCCGCTCCGATAGTTGTGGTACGCAAGGCTAATGGTTCGATCCGGATCTGCGGTGACTATTCGACGGGTCTAAATGCCGCCTTACAGCCTCATCAATACCCGCTTCCCCGTCCGGAGGACATTTTCGCAAAGCTCGCTAACTGTAAAGTATTCAGCCAGATCGATCTCTCCGTCGCATTCCTGCAAGTAGAAGTTGATGAAGCAAGTCGTGGTATGCTAACAATAAATACGCATCGTGGGTTGTTTCAATACAATCGCCTTCCACCGGGCGTGAAGATTGCTCCAGGAGCATTTCAACAATTGATCGATACTATGCTCGCCGGTCTCGAGGGGACGTCCGGTTATATGGACGACGTCGTAGTCGGTGGAAAAAGCGATCAGGAGCATGATTCTAATCTGAAAGCAGTTCTACAGCGCATCGAAGACTTTGGGTTCACGATTCGATCGGAGAAATGTTCATTCCGCAAACGTCAGATCCAGTATCTGGGCCATGTTATCGATCATCAAGGGCTGCGTCCAGATGCAGCAAGAATCGAAGCGATCGCAAAACTATCGCCTCCCATTGACGTTTCAGGAGTCCGTTCCTTCCTAGGCGCAATAAATTTTTATGCGAAGTATGTGCCGAATATGCGGATGTTGCGTTATCCACTTGACAACCTACTCAAATCGGATGCAAAGTTCGAGTGGAACAAGGAGTGTCAACAAGCATTCGAAAACTTCAAGAGAATTCTCTCTTCAGATCTGCTTCTCACCCACTATAATCCGAAGTTAGACATCATCGTGGCGGCTGATGCTTCATCCATTGGTCTAGGAGCAACGATTAGCCATCGATTTCCTGATGGATCAATAAAAGTGGTACAACTCTCAAGAAGCTATGTGTACTGGCCTTCGATCGACGAACAAGTGAAGGACTTCGTCGAGACTTGTCAGCATTGTGCGTCAGTAGCACGATCTCCTCCGCAATCGGATCCTGTTCCATGGCCCAGAGCATCTGGTCCGTGGCAACGTGTGCATATTGATTTCGCCGGTCCAGTCGAAGGTGAATATTGgtgcctattctgtattccgacggatttctatttcgttcgaaagtga